TTCCTTTTTAGTAAGATAATATAAATACTTATAAATCATTTTCAAACCATTGACACCATCTTCGGGTTCTACCATTTCCATCCGCCGTAAATAATACAAGAGTTCATAAATTTCAATTGCCCCAACATTTGCCAACCCAATCGTTTCTTTGGTTGGTGATTCCAAGAGTCTCAACGCTCTCGAATCATGAGAGGCAAAAAAGTTAAGTGGTTTTGTAGCGATATAGGCTAAAGACTTAACTTCACCACGATCATCAGCGTTATCTAACTCAGGTTCATAGGCAGTATGGGCAGCGATCGCTTTTTCAAATGACTGTCTATAAATTTCTTTATCCGGTTCAAATTCGCTATCTTCCATAACAATAAGATGGCCCTGATCTATTCTACTTAGTGCATAATTTCTTGAGTCGCTACTTACGAGCTCATTAAAAACCACTCTATGAATGGATAGATAAGGGAAAGTAAGAAAAAGCGGATCAAGCCAAAACTTTTGAAATGATTTAAAGGGAATGGCAGACGAACCTCTGACTGTGTTTGAACGATCAAAAGAAATAAAGAAATTAGCATCAAGAGGTATCTGTTGAGTATAGTCGTTAATAAGCGAAACAAGAGCTGGGTTCTGATCGGTTACATTGACTCTCAATCCTCTTCCTCCTTAAATAGGAGGGCCAGATCGTCATCATCATCTAAGTCGGCTTCTTCCATTAACTTGTAGTCCTCTAAGGATTTTCCGAATAGATTTAGATCGTCTGAAAGTTCACTAAGTGATACTTTTCCTTCTTCATAATTCTCAATAAGTTTTCCTAAATTCTCTCCTTCAACCCCAAATAGATTGGTTTTGGTATTGAGTTGTTGGAAAGCCTTTGAGTTTATATTTGAGCCAAGAGCATAATAAATGCCTTCGTGGTCTCTTGCATCAATTTTTAGAAGGTCTTCAAGTACGGTTTTCGAGATTGCACCAACTTCTTGTAAACGACGAACGATTGCTTTAAAAGGCAACCGGTAATCACAATGTATCTCCGCAATTAGGCGCAGCAGCGCATTTGTAGTCCAGCCTTTTAAATCTTGATTGCCTTTGTTCTTTTCCTTAACCTCATGTACAAGTTTTTCGGTAGGAAGGAGAAATTCAGCTGCAAATCGGTTCGCCTTTAATTCCCTGATGTCACTTGAATGATCAAGGCCTCTACATAAAACAAAAGGGTCTGAAGATTCGAAATGGTGATATAATTCATGAGCTAGTGCAAAAATTTGTTTATCCCAAAAATCCGTTGTATTCAAACCGATATAACAAATCGAATACCCATCGTCTTCTTTGGAAGAAAGATAAAGAGCTGCAAGAGGGTTATCAGACTCTTCTCCTTCATTCAAAAAGGGAATCTGTATCAACTGAATGCCCAGTGTTCGTATAACTTTGAAAAGGTTATCTCCTAACGGCCCCATACCAAGCTCCAACACTCTACGTTTTTCTTTGGCAAGCTCTTCAATGGTATAAAGATCTTCTTTTGTTAACACGAAGTCATTTCCTCTCTCTGTCTCTTTCTCAAACGATCATGTTTTCTGAGGCAAAGCATCATAGAAATCATTTTGTCGAAGTTTACACGTTCATTTTCAGTCGTTGCGCTCCCCATCATCGCAAGGAATACCTTCTTCTCATCCGGATTTTCCTCAATATCTTTTAAAGAAAAACGCAGGGCTTCCATAAGAATATTCAATTGTTCAATGCTTGGATAAAAACGGCCGTTCTCTATGCGACTTAATGTATCTTTGTTTATATTGGTCTCCCCACTCAATTCCTCTAACGTAATCTTTCGTACATTTTTACGTTTATGATGTACAATCCCAGAAAGTTTTGTAAGTGAGATACTCATATTAAATCCCTCCAAACTATTTGTAAATAAATTATACTTTGTATATATTTTTAAAACAAGTTTATTTTTAAAATTATACAAATCATATATTAAACGAGGGAACTCGTTTGTTTATTATCTATAAATTATTAGGTGAATTAGCTTTTCTGGAAACTCTGGTAAAAAACCATTGCTTTTACAAATGACAATGAGCGTACAGCCTATTTGCTTACAAAATCATTTTTAATGTTGAATGAATACCATTTACGAATGGGACCTAAATATGCAGTGGAGTTTATAGTAGATATTGCGAAAGGTTTATATTGGAGAAGATCGCTTATATTTT
The window above is part of the Paenibacillus lutimineralis genome. Proteins encoded here:
- a CDS encoding ImmA/IrrE family metallo-endopeptidase, with the translated sequence MLTKEDLYTIEELAKEKRRVLELGMGPLGDNLFKVIRTLGIQLIQIPFLNEGEESDNPLAALYLSSKEDDGYSICYIGLNTTDFWDKQIFALAHELYHHFESSDPFVLCRGLDHSSDIRELKANRFAAEFLLPTEKLVHEVKEKNKGNQDLKGWTTNALLRLIAEIHCDYRLPFKAIVRRLQEVGAISKTVLEDLLKIDARDHEGIYYALGSNINSKAFQQLNTKTNLFGVEGENLGKLIENYEEGKVSLSELSDDLNLFGKSLEDYKLMEEADLDDDDDLALLFKEEED
- a CDS encoding helix-turn-helix domain-containing protein, whose amino-acid sequence is MSISLTKLSGIVHHKRKNVRKITLEELSGETNINKDTLSRIENGRFYPSIEQLNILMEALRFSLKDIEENPDEKKVFLAMMGSATTENERVNFDKMISMMLCLRKHDRLRKRQREEMTSC